One segment of Salvia splendens isolate huo1 chromosome 20, SspV2, whole genome shotgun sequence DNA contains the following:
- the LOC121780891 gene encoding DNA cross-link repair protein SNM1-like — protein MAPPSKSKFNTISPSSSKFLNIALDDDDFQDYPSPSPSAAPRIRPILPLKPSNLTAHRPSKPPKRRKPANLEKENCIFAEADPDLGCGLDSIEPTLDLLNDKRVSDCTRADNLDESRNSEPIREDDEGNCREDSSEGSSRLDVLLKLCADVDESDSDDAGDDLKCDVVISCPLCGADLSELSDDGRQTHTNECLDNLEAPADVAAGNDDAGAYQCPGQVFDGSPLKPVTTDVDVSPVVEWLRNLGLGKYEENFVRQEIDWDALQTLEEEDLCNIGITTLGPRKKILHALSELRSELTRMVEPKSNPSRSVPDETKLGMNKLITDFFSGPRPVKRAETGTNGHNSVARSKANTSNRRTEKKDHVRNGKQKDVPSWCSIPGTQFRVDGFKYLRRDCSHYFLTHFHLDHYQGLTKSFSHGVIYCSLITAKLVNLKLGIPWANIQVLPIREKINIAGTNVTCFDANHCPGAIIILFEPPNGKPVLHTGDFRFCEEMTELFDLQACPVHTLILDTTYCNPKYDFPKQEAIIQFVIDAIRAEAFNPKTLFLIGSYTIGKERVFLEVAKALHKKVYVTAAKLRILECLGFKQEDMQWFTTNEQESHVHVVPMWSIASFKRLDHMAKHYMGRFSLIVAFSPTGWSFGKGKKSTGRRWQKGTMIRYEVPYSEHSSFMELKEFVKLISPANIIPSVNNHGPDSQNSMVSQLLY, from the exons ATGGCGCCCCCTTCCAAATCAAAATTCAACACCATTTCCCCATCCTCTTCAAAATTTCTCAATATCGCATTGGATGATGACGATTTCCAAGACTACCCTTCCCCCTCTCCCTCCGCCGCTCCCAGAATTAGGCCAATCCTGCCGCTTAAACCAAGCAATTTGACTGCTCATCGCCCATCGAAACCCCCGAAAAGACGGAAACCGGCGAATCTCGAAaaggaaaattgtatctttgCTGAAGCAGATCCGGATTTGGGTTGTGGGTTGGACTCAATCGAACCGACACTTGATTTGTTGAATGATAAAAGGGTTAGCGATTGCACTCGCGCTGATAATCTAGATGAGTCGAGAAATTCAGAGCCAATCAGAGAAGATGATGAAGGAAACTGCCGCGAAGACTCTTCGGAAGGAAGCTCGCGGCTCGATGTGCTGCTCAAGCTGTGTGCTGATGTGGATGAGTCGGATAGCGATGATGCTGGCGATGATTTGAAATGTGATGTTGTGATTTCATGCCCTCTCTGTGGGGCTGATTTATCGGAGTTGAGCGATGATGGGAGGCAGACTCACACTAATGAGTGCCTGGATAATTTAGAGGCCCCTGCTGAT GTGGCTGCTGGTAATGATGATGCAGGAGCTTATCAGTGTCCTGGCCAAGTATTCGATGGTTCTCCTCTAAAACCTGTGACAACTGATGTGGATGTTTCTCCAGTTGTAGAGTGGCTACGCAACTTGGGCCTTggaaaatatgaagaaaattttGTAAGACAAGAGATTGACTGGGATGCACTCCAAACACTGGAAGAAGAG GATCTGTGTAACATTGGCATTACAACACTTGGTCCAAGGAAAAAAATTCTTCATGCTCTCAGCGAGCTAAGGAGTGAGTTGACCAGGATGGTGGAACCAAAGTCAAatccctcaagaagtgtaccagATGAAACTAAACTAGGGATGAACAAGTTAATAACAGATTTTTTTTCGGGTCCTCGCCCTGTTAAAAGAGCTGAAACTGGTACTAATGGACATAATAGTGTTGCGAGAAGTAAGGCAAATACTAGCAATAGGAGAACGGAAAAGAAAGATCATGTAAGAAATGGGAAACAGAAAGATGTTCCTTCGTGGTGTAGCATTCCTGGTACACAATTTCGTGTG GATGGCTTTAAGTATCTAAGAAGGGATTGTTCTCATTATTTTCTCACTCACTTCCATTTAGATC ATTATCAAGGACTTACGAAGTCCTTCAGTCATGGAGTGATATATTGCTCCCTAATTACAGCAAAGCTAGTCAATCTGAAACTTGGAATTCCATGGGCTAATATTCAAGTTTTGCCTATACGCGAAAAGATAAATATTGCAGGCACGAATGTAACTTGCTTTGATGCTAATCACTGCCCTGGTGCGatcataatattatttgaaCCACCTAATGGTAAG CCTGTATTACACACTGGTGATTTTCGATTCTGTGAGGAAATGACAGAGCTGTTCGATTTGCAAGCTTGTCCAGTCCACACTCTCATCCTTGACACAACCTACTGCAATCCCAAG TATGACTTTCCGAAACAGGAGGCCATAATCCAGTTTGTCATTGATGCCATCCGAGCTGAAGCTTTCAACCCAAAGACCTTGTTTCTGATTGGCAGCTATACCATTG GAAAAGAAAGGGTGTTTCTAGAGGTTGCTAAAGCACTGCACAAGAAAGTCTATGTCACTGCTGCAAAACTACGAATCTTGGAATGTCTTGGATTCAAACAGGAAGATATGCAATGGTTTACCACTAATGAACAGGAGAGCCATGTTCACGTCGTTCCCATGTGGAGTATTGCTAGTTTCAAGAGACTAGACCATATGGCTAAACATTACATG GGTCGATTTAGTCTGATAGTTGCATTTTCGCCTACTGGTTGGTCGTTcggaaaaggaaaaaagtcGACTGGGAGGAGGTGGCAGAAGGGCACCATGATAAG ATACGAGGTACCATACAGTGAACACAGCAGCTTCATGGAGCTGAAGGAGTTTGTAAAATTGATATCTCCTGCAAACATCATCCCGAGCGTGAACAATCACGGCCCAGATTCGCAGAATTCAATGGTGTCCCAACTCTTGTATTAA
- the LOC121781211 gene encoding ethylene-responsive transcription factor ERF017-like has product MQLLEPTIQFHSNLLKMYKPSSSASSSPQPKYKGVRKRKWGKYVTEIRLPNSRERIWLGSYDTAEKAARAFDAAIFCLRGPTAKLNFPADPPNISGWQALNPAEIQAVAQHYGNTYSCSQPPPPPPPQPEAVELDDTSPPSNSEGAEPMNSIDWSFLDALDSGNAGRVTDFELFHEPGDIYMPPNLPERGADDEYGYETGTGGNVSSSFLWNF; this is encoded by the coding sequence ATGCAATTGTTGGAACCAACAATTCAATTTCAttcaaacttactaaaaatgtaCAAACCCTCCTCTTCCGCTTCCTCCTCACCACAGCCCAAGTACAAGGGCGTTCGGAAGCGCAAGTGGGGCAAATACGTCACCGAGATACGCCTCCCCAACAGCCGGGAGCGCATCTGGCTCGGCTCCTACGACACGGCCGAGAAGGCGGCCCGCGCCTTCGACGCCGCCATCTTCTGCCTCCGTGGCCCCACCGCCAAGCTCAATTTCCCCGCCGACCCCCCCAACATCTCCGGCTGGCAGGCCCTCAATCCGGCCGAGATACAGGCCGTGGCCCAGCACTACGGCAACACCTACTCCTGCAGCCagcctcctccgccgccgccgccgcagccgGAGGCTGTGGAATTAGATGACACGTCACCCCCGTCGAATTCTGAGGGGGCCGAGCCGATGAATTCTATCGACTGGTCGTTCCTCGACGCGTTGGACTCGGGGAATGCAGGCCGTGTCACGGATTTCGAGCTTTTTCACGAGCCAGGTGACATATACATGCCCCCGAATCTGCCGGAGAGAGGCGCTGACGACGAATACGGCTACGAAACGGGAACCGGTGGTAATGTGTCATCCTCTTTTCTTTGGAATTTCTAA